One genomic region from Colletes latitarsis isolate SP2378_abdomen chromosome 10, iyColLati1, whole genome shotgun sequence encodes:
- the Rap2l gene encoding ras-associated protein 2-like, whose protein sequence is MREFKVVVLGSGGVGKSALTVQFVSGCFMEKYDPTIEDFYRKEIEVDNSPCVLEILDTAGTEQFASMRDLYIKNGQGFVVVYSLTNHQTFQDIKAMKELITRVKGTERVPVLLVANKLDLDHQREVETAEGNSLAQLWGCPFVEASAKNRTNVNDVFAEIVREMNFSPEKEKKSYCCCNVL, encoded by the coding sequence ATGCGCGAGTTCAAGGTAGTCGTCCTCGGCTCGGGCGGGGTAGGAAAGAGTGCACTTACCGTGCAATTTGTTTCGGGATGTTTTATGGAGAAGTACGATCCGACGATCGAGGACTTCTATCGGAAAGAGATCGAAGTGGACAACTCGCCGTGCGTACTGGAGATTCTCGACACCGCTGGCACCGAACAGTTTGCGAGTATGCGCGATCTTTACATAAAGAACGGGCAAGGCTTTGTCGTCGTTTACAGTTTGACGAATCATCAGACCTTTCAGGACATCAAGGCCATGAAGGAATTGATAACGCGCGTCAAAGGTACAGAAAGAGTGCCGGTGTTACTTGTCGCGAACAAACTCGATTTGGACCATCAACGCGAAGTGGAAACTGCCGAGGGTAACAGTTTGGCGCAACTCTGGGGATGCCCTTTCGTCGAGGCGTCCGCGAAGAATCGCACAAACGTAAACGACGTGTTCGCGGAGATTGTACGCGAAATGAACTTCAGCCCCGAGAAAGAGAAGAAGAGCTACTGCTGTTGCAACGTGCTCTAA
- the LOC143347005 gene encoding phospholipid scramblase 1, whose product MTSYPAMQPPPYSPMQPISTAPVPGAFPMPQPGMPMMMQGGWLPPSTTCPPGLEYLMVLDHLFVNQKVELIEAFVGFETKNKYSVVNIRGEPVFYVAEQSGICARLCLGSYRSCEFQVIDSGRREILRMVRPCRCESCCCPCCLQELEVYSGDTLLGSVSQDWSLWRPSFSIRNASGETVLIIKGPWFRFCVDVTFKVKSADGQHRVGVIKKEWSGIGREMFTDADNFGISFPVDLDVKIKAVLLGACLLIDFMYFEQKASSEI is encoded by the exons ATGACTTCGTACCCTGCAATGCAACCACCGCCTTATTCACCTATGCAACCCATTTCAACTGCACCCGTACCCGGTGCATTTCCGATGCCACAACCTGGTATGCCGATGATGATGCAAG GTGGTTGGTTACCGCCGAGTACGACTTGTCCGCCCGGCTTGGAATACCTTATGGTCCTTGATCATTTGTTTGTGAATCAAAAGGTAGAACTGATCGAAG CTTTTGTTGGATTTGAAACCAAAAACAAATACAGCGTGGTGAATATACGGGGAGAACCAGTATTTTACGTCGCTGAACAATCAGGAATATGTGCACGTTTATGCCTGGGCTCTTACCGTAGCTGTGAGTTTCAAGTGATCGACAGCGGCAGAAGAGAAATTCTGCGTATGGTTCGTCCCTGCAGGTGCGAAAGTTGCTGCTGCCCTTGCTGTTTGCAG GAGCTAGAAGTATATTCCGGTGATACGTTGCTTGGCTCGGTGTCGCAAGACTGGAGTCTCTGGCGGCCTTCATTTTCGATTCGCAACGCGTCCGGAGAAACTGTTTTAATTATAAAAGGACCGTGGTTTCGATTTTGCGTAGATGTAACGTTCAAG GTAAAGTCTGCAGACGGTCAACATAGAGTTGGAGTCATCAAGAAGGAATGGAGCGGAATCGGTAGAGAAATGTTCACGGATGCTGACAATTTTGGCATAAGTTTTCCAGTGGACTTGGACGTTAAGATAAAGGCCGTGTTGCTCGGCGCCTGTCTTCTGATT GATTTCATGTACTTCGAACAAAAGGCCTCGAGCGAGATCTAA
- the Mpcp1 gene encoding mitochondrial phosphate carrier protein 1, whose amino-acid sequence MWPSILDAIKMNPFGTPFVTAKCQGHNELAQALVKNRHIAAASTSSGDSCEFGSNKYFMLCGLGGILSCGITHTMITPLDLVKCRIQVDSAKYKSVFNGFRVTMAEDGTRGLVKGWAPTFFGYSTQGMFKFGLYEVFKVYYSALVGEEMAYEYRISLYLVSSASAEFFADIGLAPFEAAKVRIQTMPGYANTLREAFPKMYGEEGLGGFYKGLVPLWLRQIPYTMMKFACFERTLELLYKYVVPKPRLECTKGEQLVVTFAAGYIAGVFCAIVSHPADSVVSKLNQEKGASAGDVLRKLGFAGMWKGLGPRIVMIGTLTGAQWFIYDAVKVWLRMPRPPPPEMPESLKKKYGMA is encoded by the exons ATGTGGCCCTCAATACTCGACGCAATCAAAATGAATCCGTTTGGAACACCTTTTGTGACAGCCAAATGTCAGGGGCACAATGAGCTCGCACAGGCGCTCGTTAAAAATCGTCATATTGCAGCAGCGTCCACCAGTTCAGGCG ACAGCTGTGAATTTGgatcaaataaatattttatgctaTGTGGTTTGGGTGGTATCTTGTCATGTGGTATTACTCACACTATGATCACACCCCTGGATTTAGTCAAATGTCGAATTCAAGTAGATTCCGCAAAATACAAATCAGTCTTCAATGGTTTCCGA GTGACAATGGCTGAGGATGGAACACGAGGTTTGGTAAAAGGTTGGGCCCCAACATTCTTTGGTTATTCTACACAAGGAATGTTTAAATTTGGCCTTTATGAAGTCTTCAAAGTATATTATTCTGCACTTGTTGGAGAAGAAATGGCGTATGAATATAGAATAAGTTTATACCTTGTTTCTTCTGCATCTGCAGAATTCTTTGCTGATATTGGTCTAGCTCCATTTGAAGCTGCTAAA GTCAGGATTCAAACCATGCCAGGGTATGCAAACACTTTGAGGGAAGCATTCCCCAAAATGTATGGTGAAGAAGGTCTTGGTGGATTTTACAAAGGGCTAGTACCTTTGTGGCTTCGTCAAATTCCATACACAATGATGAAGTTTGCTTGTTTCGAGCGAACGCTTGAGCTCTTGTATAAATATGTAGTTCCTAAGCCACGACTAGAATGCACGAAAGGCGAGCAGTTGGTTGTTACCTTTGCAGCTGGATATATTGCTGGTGTATTTTGTGCAATTGTATCTCATCCCGCTGATTCT GTTGTATCAAAACTGAATCAAGAGAAGGGAGCCTCAGCTGGTGATGTTTTAAGAAAACTTGGTTTTGCTGGTATGTGGAAGGGTCTTGGTCCTCGTATTGTTATGATTGGTACATTAACAGGAGCGCAATGGTTTATTTACGATGCTGTTAAAGTATGGCTTCGTATGCCACGTCCACCACCACCAGAGATGCCGGAATCACTTAAGAAGAAGTATGGAATGGCTTAA
- the LOC143346267 gene encoding prestin isoform X1 — protein sequence MEKHDALLQVHLERPIYEQEALNEDYHYELPNISVFKNTVHTLKSKNWKSCMTSAIPSINWLKDYNWKESIMSDIISGLTVAVMHIPQGMAYALLGNVPPVVGIYMAFFPVLIYFFFGTSKHVSMGTFAVVCLMTGKTVMTYSIPHHEFTNLNTTDIVFNHTGEHLYSYTPMQVATAVTLMVGIYQIIMYVFQLGIISTLLSEPLVNSFTTGAAVYVLISQIKDLLGLKLPKQKGYFKLIFTLIDVVNEIQNTNLAAVLVSSITIISLVCNNEFLKPWASKRCSIPIPIELIAVVSGTLLSKYFCLSDRYNIQDVGDIPTGLPTPVMPTFDLLHLVAIDSIAITMVSYTITISMALIFAQKLNYKINSNQELLAMGMSNIFGSFFSCMPVSASLSRSLIQQTVGGRTQIASIVSCLILLTILLWIGPFFEPLPRCVLASIIVVALKGMFQQAKQLIKFWKLNKYDALIWIVTFLIVVIVNIDIGLLLGIMISLAIILLQSIRPYTCLLGHIPNTDLYLDLSRYKAAVETPGLKIFHYCGTLNFANTNHFKAELHKLVGVNPKKIIERKLKLRENGIYMDTGDSENKQELQCVIMDMSALSYIDSSGVIALHSTITEFNQIDVPFYLVNCTSPIFEMIKKCDLYLHGKLTFKIFATIQDAKMYLEKELYSR from the exons ATGGAGAAGCATGATGCATTGTTACAAGTACATTTAGAgagacctatttacgaacaagaAGCCTTAAATGAAGATTATCATTATGAACTGCCAAATATATCTG TTTTTAAAAATACTGTACACACTTTAAAATCTAAAAATTGGAAATCATGTATGACATCTGCAATTCCTTCGATAAACTGGCTGAAAGACTACAATTGGAAAGAAAGTATAATGTCTGATATAATTTCTGGTTTAACCGTAGCAGTTATGCACATCCCTCAGGGCATGGCTTATGCACTTTTAGGAAACGTACCACCAGTAGTTGGCATATACATGGCATTTTTTCctgttttaatatatttcttttttggCACATCTAAACATGTGTCGATGG GAACTTTTGCCGTGGTTTGCTTGATGACTGGGAAAACAGTGATGACTTACTCAATACCACACCATGAGTTTACAAATCTGAATACTACAGATATAGTGTTCAATCACACTGGGGAACATTTGTATTCGTATACACCGATGCAAGTAGCAACAGCCGTCACATTGATGGTTGGGATATATCAG ATCATAATGTACGTATTTCAGTTGGGTATCATAAGCACATTGCTTAGCGAACCTTTAGTGAACAGTTTTACAACCGGTGCAGCAGTTTATGTTTTAATATCCCAAATTAAAGATCTCCTAGGTCTGAAATTACCAAAGCAAAAAGGATATTTTAAACTTATTTTT ACATTAATAGATGTTGTCAACGAGATACAGAATACAAACTTGGCTGCTGTGCTTGTGTCATCAATAACAATTATTAGTCTCGTTTGTAACAACGAGTTTTTAAAG CCATGGGCAAGTAAAAGATGCAGCATTCCAATACCAATTGAGCTAATTGCTGTTGTAAGTGGTACTTTACTTTCAAAATACTTTTGCTTATCTGATAGGTACAATATTCAAGATGTAGGTGATATCCCTACAGG ACTTCCAACACCGGTGATGCCAACATTTGATTTATTACACCTTGTAGCAATAGATAGTATTGCTATAACTATGGTTTCTTATACTATAACTATATCAATGGCTTTAATATTTGCGCAAAAACttaattacaaaattaattCAAATCAAGAACTTCTTGCAATG ggTATGAGTAATATATTCGGATCGTTCTTCTCGTGTATGCCAGTGTCAGCATCGTTAAGTAGGTCTTTAATTCAGCAAACTGTTGGCGGTCGAACACAAATAGCTAGTATTGTATCTTGTTTAATATTGCTTACTATTCTTTTATGGATTGGTCCATTTTTTGAACCCTTACCAAGATGTGTTCTTGCATCAATTATTGTT gtAGCTTTAAAAGGAATGTTTCAGCAAGCTAAACAACTTATAAAATTctggaaattaaataaatacgatGCGTTAATTTGGATTGTAACGTTTTTAATAGTTGTTATAGTAAATATTGATATTGGTTTACTGCTTGGAATAATGATCTCGCTAGCAATTATTTTATTGCAAAGTATTAGACCTTACACTTGTTTACTGGGACATATACCAAATACAGATTTATATTTAGATTTAAGTAGATACAAGGCA GCAGTAGAGACTCCAGGattgaaaatttttcattattgtgGAACTCTCAATTTTGCAAATACTAATCATTTTAAAGCAGAGTTACATAAATTAGTAGGAGTAAATccaaaaaaaattatagaaCGCAAACTAAAATTAAGAGAAAATGGTATTTACATGGATACAGGAGACTCGGAAAACAAACAAGAGTTACAATGCGTCATAATGGATATGAGCGCATTAAGTTATATTGACTCTAGCGGCGTAATCGCATTACATTCGACGATAACAGAATTTAATCAAATTGATGTTCCCTTTTATCTAGTAAATTGCACAAGTCCGATTTTTGAAATGATAAAAAAATGTGACTTGTATCTACACGGAAAACTCACATTCAAGATTTTTGCAACAATACAAGATGCTAAAATGTACTTAGAAAAAGAACTTTATTCGAGGTAA
- the LOC143346267 gene encoding prestin isoform X2 — protein sequence MKHYWHSSGTFAVVCLMTGKTVMTYSIPHHEFTNLNTTDIVFNHTGEHLYSYTPMQVATAVTLMVGIYQIIMYVFQLGIISTLLSEPLVNSFTTGAAVYVLISQIKDLLGLKLPKQKGYFKLIFTLIDVVNEIQNTNLAAVLVSSITIISLVCNNEFLKPWASKRCSIPIPIELIAVVSGTLLSKYFCLSDRYNIQDVGDIPTGLPTPVMPTFDLLHLVAIDSIAITMVSYTITISMALIFAQKLNYKINSNQELLAMGMSNIFGSFFSCMPVSASLSRSLIQQTVGGRTQIASIVSCLILLTILLWIGPFFEPLPRCVLASIIVVALKGMFQQAKQLIKFWKLNKYDALIWIVTFLIVVIVNIDIGLLLGIMISLAIILLQSIRPYTCLLGHIPNTDLYLDLSRYKAAVETPGLKIFHYCGTLNFANTNHFKAELHKLVGVNPKKIIERKLKLRENGIYMDTGDSENKQELQCVIMDMSALSYIDSSGVIALHSTITEFNQIDVPFYLVNCTSPIFEMIKKCDLYLHGKLTFKIFATIQDAKMYLEKELYSR from the exons ATGAAACATTATTGGCACTCATCAGGAACTTTTGCCGTGGTTTGCTTGATGACTGGGAAAACAGTGATGACTTACTCAATACCACACCATGAGTTTACAAATCTGAATACTACAGATATAGTGTTCAATCACACTGGGGAACATTTGTATTCGTATACACCGATGCAAGTAGCAACAGCCGTCACATTGATGGTTGGGATATATCAG ATCATAATGTACGTATTTCAGTTGGGTATCATAAGCACATTGCTTAGCGAACCTTTAGTGAACAGTTTTACAACCGGTGCAGCAGTTTATGTTTTAATATCCCAAATTAAAGATCTCCTAGGTCTGAAATTACCAAAGCAAAAAGGATATTTTAAACTTATTTTT ACATTAATAGATGTTGTCAACGAGATACAGAATACAAACTTGGCTGCTGTGCTTGTGTCATCAATAACAATTATTAGTCTCGTTTGTAACAACGAGTTTTTAAAG CCATGGGCAAGTAAAAGATGCAGCATTCCAATACCAATTGAGCTAATTGCTGTTGTAAGTGGTACTTTACTTTCAAAATACTTTTGCTTATCTGATAGGTACAATATTCAAGATGTAGGTGATATCCCTACAGG ACTTCCAACACCGGTGATGCCAACATTTGATTTATTACACCTTGTAGCAATAGATAGTATTGCTATAACTATGGTTTCTTATACTATAACTATATCAATGGCTTTAATATTTGCGCAAAAACttaattacaaaattaattCAAATCAAGAACTTCTTGCAATG ggTATGAGTAATATATTCGGATCGTTCTTCTCGTGTATGCCAGTGTCAGCATCGTTAAGTAGGTCTTTAATTCAGCAAACTGTTGGCGGTCGAACACAAATAGCTAGTATTGTATCTTGTTTAATATTGCTTACTATTCTTTTATGGATTGGTCCATTTTTTGAACCCTTACCAAGATGTGTTCTTGCATCAATTATTGTT gtAGCTTTAAAAGGAATGTTTCAGCAAGCTAAACAACTTATAAAATTctggaaattaaataaatacgatGCGTTAATTTGGATTGTAACGTTTTTAATAGTTGTTATAGTAAATATTGATATTGGTTTACTGCTTGGAATAATGATCTCGCTAGCAATTATTTTATTGCAAAGTATTAGACCTTACACTTGTTTACTGGGACATATACCAAATACAGATTTATATTTAGATTTAAGTAGATACAAGGCA GCAGTAGAGACTCCAGGattgaaaatttttcattattgtgGAACTCTCAATTTTGCAAATACTAATCATTTTAAAGCAGAGTTACATAAATTAGTAGGAGTAAATccaaaaaaaattatagaaCGCAAACTAAAATTAAGAGAAAATGGTATTTACATGGATACAGGAGACTCGGAAAACAAACAAGAGTTACAATGCGTCATAATGGATATGAGCGCATTAAGTTATATTGACTCTAGCGGCGTAATCGCATTACATTCGACGATAACAGAATTTAATCAAATTGATGTTCCCTTTTATCTAGTAAATTGCACAAGTCCGATTTTTGAAATGATAAAAAAATGTGACTTGTATCTACACGGAAAACTCACATTCAAGATTTTTGCAACAATACAAGATGCTAAAATGTACTTAGAAAAAGAACTTTATTCGAGGTAA